One Fictibacillus halophilus genomic window, CGTTAGTTCTACATATAAACGATAAAGAAGATGATTGCCGCATGCTTGGATCACAATTTTTTCAAATTGCTTGCAAGCTTCATTCACTTGCTCTTGTTCGTTCGTGTCCATCTGCTTGATAAGATGTGTAAGTTTTGAGATGGTGGAAGATCCAGCTCTGCGTACAGCAAGCTCTACACAGTCTTTAATAACGATATGTCTTGTTTCCTGAAGATCGTGTCTAGCTTTAGTATCATTTAAAATGAACGAAGCTAGTACTTCAACGAGCCGATGTCCGGTTGCTTCACGTATAAAGGTCCCTTCGCCTCTTCTTGTCTCAATCAGACCTAGAAGCTCTAGAGATCGGAGAGCTTCGCGGACAGATGATCTTCCAACCTTCAGCCGGTCACTCAGCTCCCTTTCAGAAGGGAGCTTGTCACCCGCTTGAAGGCCGTCCTCAACAATAATAGCTTTAATTTGTTTAAGAATTTCAATATATACTTTTTCGGTAGGCTGGACAGACATTCCTCTCTCCTCTACCGGTTTCATTCATCTTTTCCGATAATAGCTAGTTTCTTAGTCTTTTCAGCGATGTCTTCAGGATTCACACGTAGTCTTGCAACACCTGTTTCCATAGCTGCTGTCGCTACAGCTGCAGCAACTGCAGGTGCAACACGCGGATCGAATGGTGCAGGAATTACATAATCTGCTGTCAATTCTACTGGGTTCACTAGATTTGCAATCGCGTGTACGGCTGCAATCTTCATTTCCTCATTGATATGTGTTGCGCGAACATCAAGAGCACCTCGGAAAATACCAGGAAACGCTAACACATTATTTACTTGGTTAGGAAAATCGGAACGTCCTGTTCCAATGACCATTGCACCTGCTTCACGCGCTTCATGAGGCATAATCTCAGGATTTGGGTTAGCCATAGCAAATATGATCGGTTCTGGATTCATGGACTCAACCATTGATTTTGTTAATGCACCTTCAACTGAAACACCTACAAAAACATCTGAACCGCTGATTACATCAGCAAGTGTGCCTTCTTGTTTTGTACGGTTCGTAAATTTTGCAACTTCTGTTTTTACACTGTTCATTCCAAACGGACGACCTTCATAGATCGCTCCTTTAGTGTCACACATGATAATATCTTTCACACCAAAACGATCTAGCAATTTGATAATCGCGATTCCAGCTGCTCCAGCTCCATTAACAACGACCCTAATCTTAGACATTTCACGTCCTGTTAACTTAAGCGCATTAACGAGACCAGCTAGCGTAACAATGGCTGTACCATGCTGATCATCGTGAAAAATTGGAATATTCGTTTCTTTCTTTAAACGCTCTTCTACTACGAAACAATTCGGTGCAGCAATATCTTCTAAATTCACACCACCAAATGTTGGTTCAAGTAATTTTACCGTTTCAACGATCTTGTCCACATCTGTCGTATTCAAGCAGATTGGGAACGCATCAACTCCAGCAAAACTCTTAAACAGAACTGCCTTTCCTTCCATTACAGGAAGTGCAGCTTCTGGTCCAATATTCCCCAGACCTAAAACAGCTGTCCCATCAGAAACGACAGCTACTGTGTTACCTTTCATCGTATAGTCATAGACTTTCGTTTTGTCATCATAAATATCTTTACATGGCTCTGCCACACCAGGAGAATACGCTAAGCTTAAATCTTTTGCATTACGTACAGGTACCTTTGATTTTGATTCTAATTTTCCTTGATGTGTGCGGTGCATGTGTAGTGCTTCTTCTCTTAATGTAGACATTTTTTCATCTCCTAATGATTTTTAAATTTAAGGTTGATGAGCCAATTAGGAGGTGGTCAGACCACTATTATTGACTCATCCATTATAACAAAAGTTAACAAGCTGTAAAGGTTTTTAATTTCTCCTAAATACGACATTACCTTCACCAACAACAGATTGCAATTCTAATAACAAGTTTTCAGAAACATTTATTTTTTGAGAAATCTGGACCTTTTGTCTATTTTCTTCATAGATAAGAACAACAGATGTAGTTCCTTTTGATTCATCCAAAATGGTCTTCAAAACATTTAGATGCTGAGGTGATTGATGATCTTTATCTATCTTAATAAATAGTGTTGGCTGTTCATTCGACTTTAGATCTTGAAGAAGTCTGCACTTATTAACAAGAATCTGTAGTGATTCGTTACGATGTTCCACACTTCCTTCTATAAACAGTTGTTGTCCTTTCTGAAGAAGAGAGTGGTTGGCTTCATAAACTTTTGGAAAAGCTACCGCTTCTATCTCGCCACTTTCATCACTTATCGTCAGAAAGGCCATGAGTTCTCCTTTTTTTGTTTTGATCGCTCGTACTTTGTCCACTAGTACACCTAGACGAACGGTAGGTCTTTTTTCTTTTAATTCATTTATGTGGACAGCTTTCCAGCTGCTTAGCGTTGTTCGATAGCGTTGCAGCGGATGTGAGGAAAAGAAAAAGCCAAGAGCTTCTTTTTCGAACTTAAGCTTTTCACTTTCTTGAAAAGGTTGAACGGAAACGTAAGAAGGTTTAGGTAGATTAATATCGTCATCAAAAAGATACATCTGATTCTTTCGAGAGATCTCCAAAAACTCTTCTCCATATTCGATCGCCGTTTCTAATGAAGCTAGCAACACCGCTCTATCTTGTCCCAATTCATCCAAGGCTCCTGCAAAAATTAATGATTCGAGTGTGCGTTTATTTACCACTTTTTGAGGACAGCGTGAACAGATATCAAAAAGATCATGAAACGGTTCTTTATCATTCTCTGCCATCAGCATTTTTATCGCGTTGTATCCGACGTTTTTTATCGCCAACAAACCGAATGTGATATGAGATCCGTTCGAAATAAAAATTGCGCTGCCTTTTTTAATGGATGGTGGAAGAACCGGAATTCCTCTTTGCTCGGATTCTTTTATATATTGATTGACTTTATCATGATTGCCGATAACACTTGAAAGCAGTGCCGCCATAAAGTAGGCAGGATAGTTCGCTTTTAGGAATGCAAGTTGATAAGCTATGACACTGTATGCAACAGCATGGCTTCTCGGAAATCCGTAATCAGCAAAGCGTACGATTAAGTCGTATAACGCATCTGCAGATTTTTCATCATAGCCTTGCTTTAAACACCCGGCAACAAAATGTTGTCGCTCACGAAGAAGAATATCTCGCTTCTTCTTACCTACTGCTCTCCTCAGCAAATCTGCTTCTCCTAGTGTGAAACCAGCCGCTTTTGTTGCAATCTGCATAATCTGTTCTTGATACACAATCACACCGTACGTTGATTTTAAGATAGGTTCAAGATCAGGATGCATGTAGTGTACGGTCTTCTGACGATGTTTGCCCGCGATATAGTCAGGAATATTCTGCATCGGGCCTGGTCGGTAAAGAGCATTCACGGCTACGATATCTTCAAACTCCGTCGGTTTAAGCTGTTGAAGAACTTTTCTCATTCCATCAGACTCTAGCTGAAACACACCTGTAGTATCTCCTTTTGCAAGAAGCTCAAATGTTTTAACGTCGTTAAATGGAATATCATCCAGGCTGATCTTCACATTTTCTTTCTCTTCGATCGCCCATAAAATGTTTTCAATGAGCGATAAGTTCCGCAAACCTAAAAAATCCATCTTCAAGAGACCTGCAGCTTCGAGCCATTCCATACTATATTGTGTAAGAGGTATACCGTCATGACCGGTTTGTAAGGGTACTTTTTGAACAAGTGGAGCTCCCGACAAGACTACACCAGCAGCATGAGTTGATGCGTGCCTCGGTAAACCCTCAAGTGTCATCGCGATCTCAACTAGCTTTCTTACATCAGGTTCTGTTTTGTATGCCTGTTGCAGGCCAGCCGATTCTTTTAGCGCATTTTCTAACGTGATTCCAGGTCTAGATGGAATATTTTTTGCGGTAAGATCAATAAGTGCTGGAGCGAAATCCATCACTCTTCCCGCATCCCTTATCGCCGCTCTTGCTGCTAATGTCCCAAATGTAATGATCTGTGCGACATAATCTGTACCATACTTACGTGCTACATAGCTTAGTACTTCGTCCCGCCGGTTATCAGGAAAGTCGATATCAATATCCGGCATCG contains:
- a CDS encoding FadR/GntR family transcriptional regulator, which encodes MSVQPTEKVYIEILKQIKAIIVEDGLQAGDKLPSERELSDRLKVGRSSVREALRSLELLGLIETRRGEGTFIREATGHRLVEVLASFILNDTKARHDLQETRHIVIKDCVELAVRRAGSSTISKLTHLIKQMDTNEQEQVNEACKQFEKIVIQACGNHLLYRLYVELTGYGSSLQRANSYWPQALCEEVLTLLQQKDAVKLTNLLSKQNDALNAIE
- a CDS encoding NAD(P)-dependent malic enzyme, whose product is MSTLREEALHMHRTHQGKLESKSKVPVRNAKDLSLAYSPGVAEPCKDIYDDKTKVYDYTMKGNTVAVVSDGTAVLGLGNIGPEAALPVMEGKAVLFKSFAGVDAFPICLNTTDVDKIVETVKLLEPTFGGVNLEDIAAPNCFVVEERLKKETNIPIFHDDQHGTAIVTLAGLVNALKLTGREMSKIRVVVNGAGAAGIAIIKLLDRFGVKDIIMCDTKGAIYEGRPFGMNSVKTEVAKFTNRTKQEGTLADVISGSDVFVGVSVEGALTKSMVESMNPEPIIFAMANPNPEIMPHEAREAGAMVIGTGRSDFPNQVNNVLAFPGIFRGALDVRATHINEEMKIAAVHAIANLVNPVELTADYVIPAPFDPRVAPAVAAAVATAAMETGVARLRVNPEDIAEKTKKLAIIGKDE
- the dnaE gene encoding DNA polymerase III subunit alpha, with product MGFVPLHIHSEYSLLESSCRIEELVQYAKELGYTSLALTDKSNMYGALKFYSACVKAGIKPIIGLEAEVGRDHADHKEKIRSANKLLLYAMNVEGYENLLKLTTLMQTKLGGEVSSLSYDEISNHAEGLIAVSSGMEGEIQQYLARENVDDQTLNRILQFYKTCFKDRFYLGLEDHDTGIEKTINLQLQNLSRKFLIPLVCMHETYYMKSEDANAHDILLCIKQGEKKSNRDRFKLQTDEFYFKSPLEMERLFSHAEDALDETVRLAERCSLQLDLGNIALPKYPVPDNKNSYEYLTELCNEGLLKRYETITPEINERLSYELNIIKNMNFEDYFLIVWDFMKFAHDEKMITGPGRGSAAGSLVAYVLQITNVDPIHHQLIFERFLNPERITMPDIDIDFPDNRRDEVLSYVARKYGTDYVAQIITFGTLAARAAIRDAGRVMDFAPALIDLTAKNIPSRPGITLENALKESAGLQQAYKTEPDVRKLVEIAMTLEGLPRHASTHAAGVVLSGAPLVQKVPLQTGHDGIPLTQYSMEWLEAAGLLKMDFLGLRNLSLIENILWAIEEKENVKISLDDIPFNDVKTFELLAKGDTTGVFQLESDGMRKVLQQLKPTEFEDIVAVNALYRPGPMQNIPDYIAGKHRQKTVHYMHPDLEPILKSTYGVIVYQEQIMQIATKAAGFTLGEADLLRRAVGKKKRDILLRERQHFVAGCLKQGYDEKSADALYDLIVRFADYGFPRSHAVAYSVIAYQLAFLKANYPAYFMAALLSSVIGNHDKVNQYIKESEQRGIPVLPPSIKKGSAIFISNGSHITFGLLAIKNVGYNAIKMLMAENDKEPFHDLFDICSRCPQKVVNKRTLESLIFAGALDELGQDRAVLLASLETAIEYGEEFLEISRKNQMYLFDDDINLPKPSYVSVQPFQESEKLKFEKEALGFFFSSHPLQRYRTTLSSWKAVHINELKEKRPTVRLGVLVDKVRAIKTKKGELMAFLTISDESGEIEAVAFPKVYEANHSLLQKGQQLFIEGSVEHRNESLQILVNKCRLLQDLKSNEQPTLFIKIDKDHQSPQHLNVLKTILDESKGTTSVVLIYEENRQKVQISQKINVSENLLLELQSVVGEGNVVFRRN